A window of Kineococcus rhizosphaerae genomic DNA:
GGGTGACGAAGTACTCCTGCTCGCGCACCTCCAGGTCCCAGCCGGTGGCGAGGTCGCGGGAGGGGTCGACGAGCAGCAGGTGCGTGCTGTTGTCCAGGACGGCGCGCGCGAGCCGGACCGGGTTCTTCGCGTGGCGGGAGACCGCCACGGCCCCGGCGCGCCCGTCGTCGTCCATGACGGCCGCGTCGTGCTCGACGGTCCCGTCGGCGGCCAGGGCCGCGCCGCGGCCGGCGTTGAACAGGGGGTCGTCCTCGAGCTGCTCGACGGCGGCGCAGACGGCGTCGAGCGCCGTCCCGCCGTCGGCCAGCACGGCGCGCCCGGCCCCGTGCGCCCGGCGCAGCCCGGCCTCGAACGACTCGCGGCGTTCGGCGGACAGCTCCTCGATCCGGCCGCCGGCACCGCCGTGCAGGGCGAGGCTGAAGGGACCGACCGCGGGCACCGACCACATCCGGGTCTCGCCCGGGCGGGCCACGGACTCCTCGTCACGCGTGTCGCGCATCAGCGGCCACCCGCCTGACGGGTGATGTAGTTCACCGCGACGAACGAGCGGAACACGCCCAGCAGGTCCTCGCCCTCGATCCGCACCTCGCGGACGCCGGTGCGTTCGGCCCCGCGGGCCCAGGTGGCGACGTCGGCCATGTCGGCGGTCTGCACGTCCAGGTCCAGGACGGCGGGGCGCTCGACGCGCGGCAGCTGCACGCGACCGGCGGCGACCCGGCGCACGGCCTCCTCCGCGCCGGCGCGGATGAGGCGGCAGGACTCGCTCGGGTGCAGGTTCAGGGCGCTGGCCCGGGTGACGGACCGCTTCGTGACGACGTTCACCGCACCCTCGGCGAAGGGCGCGGTCTCCTCCCACGTCACCTCGTCCCCGGACACGAACGCGATGGGGACGCCGTAGTGGTCGGCGACGAGGGCGTTGATGCCGCTCTCGCCCACGGGACGGCCGTTGAGCCGGGCCCCGGAGAACACCTCGGGGTTGTAGGTGTGCGACATCGTCGAGGCCTCCCCCGAGATCGACCCGTGGTAGCCGACGAAGAACGCGGCGTCGACGGTCTCGTCGAGCCCCTGCATCATGTACATCGGCTTGTGCCGGCCGGACAGGTACTTCGCCTCCCCGGCGACGAGCCGGGGGTCGAGGTTCGCCATCCGGCTGTGGGAGTCGTTGAGGACGACCTCGGTGGCCCCACCGGCGATCGCCCCCTCTACGGCGGCGTTCACCTCGGCCTGCAGCAGTTCACAGCCCAGCGCGTACCCGGGGCTGCCGGGGCGGCACTGGTCCCAGTCGACGATCCCGGCCACCCCCTCCATGTCCAGCGACATCCAGACCTTCACGGTGCGGTGCTCCTCGTGTGCGTGGGTTCTTCGGGGAGTTCTTCGAGCAGTTCCTCCCGGACGTCGGCCCGGTCGATGCTCGACGCGGGGTCCGGGGAGGACTGGAACGGGGGGAGGTCCGCCGCGCGCAGGCACGCGCTGAGGTGCCCGGCCGCGACGGTCTCCAGGGCGGGGTCGACGCTGCGGCAGGCGTCGACGGCGTACGGGCAGCGGGGGTTGAACCGGCACCCGGCCGGGACGTCGTAGGGGCTGGGCGGTTCCCCCTCGAGGACGAACTCCTCGTTGACGCTGCCCGCCCGCATCCGGGGGATGGAGTCGACGAGGGCGCGGGTGTAGGGGTGGCGGGGGTTGGCGAACAGCTCGCCGGTCTCGGCGACCTCCACGATGCGCCCCAGGTACATCACCGCGACCCGCTGGCTCAGGTGCTGCACGACGGCGAGGTTGTGGGCGATGAACAGGACGCTCAGCCCGAGGTCGCGCTGCAACCGGGCGAACAGGTCGAGGATCGTGGCCTGCACGGACACGTCGAGCGCGGAGACCGGTTCGTCGGCGATGAGCACGTCGGGCCGCACGGCCAGCGCGCGGGCGATGGCCAGCCGCTGCCGCTGCCCGCCGGAGAACTGGCTGGGGTAGGCGTCGAGGGCGTCCTCCTCCAGCCCCACGAGGTTCAGCAGCCGGACGCTCTCGGCCCGCACCTGCGAGCGGGGCACGACGCGGTGCAGCAGGAGCAGTTCTCGCAGCATCGAGGCCACGGAGATGCGGGGGTTCAGGGAGGAGTAGGGGTCCTGGAACACCATCTGGATCCGGCGGCTCGCGTCCTTGCCGCGGCTCGCCGGGACGGGTTCGCCGTCGTGCTCGAGGGACCCCGCGCTCGGGCTGGTGCTGCCGACGAGCACCTTGGCCAGGGTGGACTTGCCCGAGCCGGACTCCCCGACCAGCGCGAGGACCTCGCCCCGGCGCAGTTCCAGGTCGACCCCGTCGAGGGCCCGCAGGTCCGCGCGGGAGTCGGTGCGCGTCACGCGTGCCGCCAGCGAGGGCCGCGACCGGTACGTCTTGGTGATGCCCGCGGCCCGCAGGACCGGGGTCGTCGTCCCGTTCACGCGGGGGCTCCTTCGAAGATGCGGGCGGACTCGACGCACGCCGCGTCGTGCCCGGGGGCGACGGTCTCGCGCGGGGGCACAGCGGTGGTGCAGGCGTCCACGACGAACCCGCAGCGGGGGGCGAACGGGCAGCCCGGGGGCCGGGAGGTCAGGTTCGGGGGGAAACCGGGGATGGGGACGAGGCGGCGGTCGGGCTGGTCGAAGTCCGGGGCGGAGTCCAGCAGCCCCTTCGTGTAGGGGTGCCGCGGGTCGGCGAGCACGTCGCGCACCGTCCCGGACTCCACGACGTGGCCGGAGTACATGACGGCCACGTCCGAGCAGGTCTGGTTCACGACGGCCAGGTCGTGGGTGACGAAGGCCAGCGCGGTGCCGGTGTCGTCGCACAGGCCTTCGAGGAGCTTGAGGACCTGGTGCTGGACGGTGACGTCGAGCGCCGTCGTCGGCTCGTCGCACAGCAGCAGCCGGGGCCGGCAGGACACCGCCATGGCGATCATGATGCGCTGGCGCAGACCGCCGGAGAGTTCGTGCGGGTAGGCGCGCGCCCGCCGGCCCGGGTCCGGGATCCCGGTCCTGGCCATCGTCTCCACGGCCAGCTGCGCGGCGTCGGCCTTGGACAGCCCGAGGTGGCGCCGGGGTCCCTCGGCGATCTGGTCCCCGACCCGCACGACCGGGTTCAGCGCGGTCATGGGTTCCTGGAAGACCATCGCGATCTCGGGGCCCATGAGGTGCCGGCGCTGCGCGGCGGGCATCCCGACGAGTTCGCGGCCGTCGTAGACGATGCTGCCGGAGAGCACCTCCACGCCCCGGGGCAGCAACCCGGCGATCGCGCGCAGGGTGAGCGACTTGCCGGACCCGGACTCGCCGACGATGCCGAACCGCTCCCCCGCGGCGATGTCCAGGCTGAGGTCCTCGACGATGCGGGTGTCGGGGCGGCCGCGGCGGCGCACGCCGAGGGTGAGGTCGCGGACGCTGAGCAGGGAAGCGGCCACGGTCACTTCCTCCTCTCGGGGTTCAGGAGGTCGGAGATCCCGTCGCCGAGCCAGGACAGGCCCAGGCTCGTGACGACGACGACGAGACCGGGGATGGTGGCCTGCTGCCACTGGGTGGTGATGAACTCCTGGCCGTCGTTGATCATCGATCCCCACTCGGCGGTGGGCGGGGCGATGCCGAGCCCGAGGTACCCGAGGGTGACGATCGCCATGATGTCCATGACGATGTCGCTCATCCCGTAGATGACGGCCTGCGACAGCACGTTCGGCCCGATGTGGCGGACCAGGATCCGCGCGTGCGACATCCCGCCGAGGCGGGCCGCGACGACGTAGTCCTGCTCCTTGGCGACCAGCACCTCGCCGCGCACGATCTTGGCGTAGGAGACCCACGACACGGCGGCGATGGCGATGTAGATGCTGAACTCGCCGGAGCCGAAGACGAACACGAGGACGATGACCATCACGTAGAACGGGAAGGCGAAGAACACGTCGACGACGCGCATCAGCACGGTGTCGAGCCAGCCCCCGGCGTAGCCCGCGATCCCGCCGACGACGGTGCCGACGACGAACGGGATGAGGACGGCCAGGAACCCGACGCGCAGGTCGACCCGCGCGCCCCAGATCAGCCGGGACAGCACGTCGCGGCCGTACTTGTCGGTGCCCAGCGGGTGGGTGCCCGACGGGGACTGCAACGCGTTCGCGAGGTCCTGCTTCACGGGGTCGAAGGGGGCGAGGACCGGGGCCAGGACCGCCACGAGGACGAGGAGGCCGACGATGACGCCGCCGGCGACGAGGCTGCCGTTGCGGTACCAGGGCCGCAGGGACCGCGAGCGCGGGCGGGCGGCCCGCCGGCGCGCGCTGCGTTCGACGAGGAGCGCGGTGGGGGTGCTCATGCGCGGGCCGTCCGGCTGAGGTCGACCCGGGGGTCGAGCAGGGTGTACACGACGTCGGTGAGGATGCCGACGACCACGACGAACAGCGCCACGAAGAGGGTGACCCCCTGGATGGTGGGGAAGTCGCGGGCGAAGATCGAGTTGATCATCAGCGAGCCCAGGCCGGGCAGGGCGAAGACGCGTTCGATGACGAGGGAGCCGCCCACCAGGTACCCGAGGTTCACCCCGACGATGGAGACGGTGGGGATCGCGGCGTTGCGCAGGACGTGACCGCGGAACAGCTGCACGCCGGCGGCCCCCTTCATCTTGGCGGTCCCCACGTACTCCGAGCCCAGCACCGAGATCATCGACGACCGGAGGCTGCGGATGATCGTGGGGGACATGGCGATCGCGAGCGTCACCGCGGGCAGGAACAGGTGGTACAGGTGCTCCAGGGCGGTGTCGCCGTACCCGCCGACGGGGAACGCGCGCAGGCTGACGCCCAGCAGCAGGATCAGCATGATGCCGACCCAGAACTGCGGCATGCCCTGACCCAGCAGCGTGAAGCCGCGCACCCCGAGGTCGCGGGCGCCGCCGGGCCGGAAGGCCGCGAGCGCCGCCAGCGGCACGCTGATGGCCAGCGCCAGGACGAGGGCGTACAGCAGCAGGGACAGGGTCACCGGGATCGCCTCGAGCACGAGCTGGGTGACGGGGAGCTGGTAGGTCAGGCTGGTGCCGAGGTCGCCGTGCACGAGCTGGCCGAGGAACAGCAGGTACTGCCGCCACAGCGGCTCGTCGAGACCGAGCCGGGCGGTCAGCGCGGCGACGCTCTCCTGCGTCGCGCGCTCCCCCAGCAGGGCCACCGCCGCGTTGCCGGGCAGCAGGTGGGCCAGGAGGAAGACGATGAGCGTGACGCCGAAGGCGACGGGGATGGACTGCACGAGACGGCCGGGGATGAACCGCAGACGGTGGCTCACCGTCCCACCTCCTTGTTCTCCGTGGTCTCCGTGGTGGGGAGTCGGGTCGGGGTGTGCGGGCGGGGGCGCGGTGCGCGCCCCCGCCTGCGCTCACTTCTTCTTCGAGACGTCCTGGAGCAGGTAGCCGCCCAGCGGGGTCACCTGGAAGCCCTGCACGGCGTCGGTCGTGGCGTACACGTACGGCGAGTAGTACAGGTAGGCCAGGAACGCGTCCTCGCTCGTCTTCTGCTGGAGCTGGGTGTACAGCGCCTGGCGCTTCGCGTCGTCGGTCTCCTTCTGCGCCTGGGCGTTCAGGGCGATGACGTCGGGGTTGTCGTAGGACGTGAACGCGGACTTCGAGCCGCCCTGCGGGTCGACGGCGAAGGACGTCCACTGGTCGGGGTCGGGGATGTCCATGGTCCACGCCGACAGCGTCATGTCGAAGTCGGAGGCCAGGCGCGCCTGCTTGTTGGCGGTCGGGTCGAGCTGCTTGATCTCCATCGTGATGCCGATGTCCTTCAGCTCCGACTGCATGATCTGCGCGACCGACGCCTGGTTGGGGTTCCCGGAGGCGATGAGCAGGGTGGTGGTGAAACCACCGGGCTCGGAGGACTGCGCGAGTTCGGCCTTCGCCTTGGCGACGTCGAACATCAGGCCGCCGGCCTTGGCGTCGTAGTACGGGGTGCCGGGCGAGAGCAGGGAGTTCGCGACCTCGCCGTTGCCGAACAGGACGGCCTTGACGAGCGACTGGCGGTCGATGGCGTAGGAGATCGCCCGGCGGACGTGGACGTCGTCGAACGGGGCGCGCGCCTGGTTGAAGGCGACGTAGTCGATCTGGGTCGAGGGGTAGGTCTCGGCCTTCACCCCGCCGGCGGCCTTGAGCGAGGCCAGGCTCGACCAGTCCGGGGTGTCGTCGATGTCGATCTGGCCGCCCTGGACCTGCAGCTTGCGGGTGTTGGCGTCGGGGACGACGTTCCACTGCACGCTGGACAGGTACGGCTTGCCCTTCTGCCAGTACTTGCCGTTGGCGGTCAGCTTGAGCGACTGACCCTTCTTCCAGCCCGACCAGACGAACGGGCCGGTGCCCACGGGCGCGGTGTAGAACTCCTCGGCGGTCTTGCCGCCGTAGTCCTTCGGGATGACGCCGTTGGAGAAGATGGACAGGTCCGCGATGAGCGGGGCCCACGGGTACTTGAGCTTGACGGTGACGGTGTGGTCGTCGGTGGCCTCGACGGAGTCGATGGCGGCGTTGACGAAGCCCCAGCCCGAGGCGCCGGTCTTGGTGTTCTCGTCGAGGGAGAACTTGACGTCCGCGGCGGTCATCGGGGTGCCGTCGGAGAACGTGACGTCCTGGCGCAGCGGGATCGTGTACGTGAGCTGGTCGTCGGAGATGGTGTAGCCCGTGGCCAGCCAGGGTTCGAGCTTCGTGCCGTCGGGGCTGGAGTGGAACAGGGGTTCCATGATCTGCTCCATCACGCGGATGGAGTTGTTGTCGAACGTCGTCGTCTTGTCCATGGCGATGATGTCCGCGGACCGCGCCATGGTCAGGTCGCCGCCCTTGACGGGTGCTCCTCCCGCGTCGGCGCTGTCGTCGCTGCCGGCCGCGCCGCACCCGCCGAGGGCCAGCGCCATCGTCAGGGCCAGTGCTCCGACCACTCCGAACCGTGTTCTCATCGGGAGCCTCACTCGTCTCTGCACCCGCGAGGGCGCCGGGGGTTTCGTGGTGGGACAGGGGGACGTGCACCACAGCTGCACCGCTGTAGCGATGGTTACAGTAGCCCCAGATTTTGTCCATCTTGTTACGTTCGGGATACGTCGGTGTCACGGTCGCGCCGCCCACCTCCCGTCCGGCCGGCTCGCCTGCGGGGCAGACTGCGCCCGTGGACCACGGACGACCGACCCGCCGAGCGCTGCTCGCCACCGGACTCGCCCTCGCGACCGCGGGCTGCACCGACGGCGGTGCGCAGAGCCCACCCACCCCGGGAGGCGGTCCCAGCAGCGGTCCCAGCAGCGGTCCCAGCACCCCACCGACGACACCCGGCTGGTCGGACCTGCAGGTCTCCGGCGGCCTCGCCCGCCCGGGCCAGGCCGGGTACGACCCCTCGACCCTGCTCTACAACCCGCGCTTCTCCCCCGCCCCGCAGGCGATCGCGCGCTGCCGCACCGCCGACGACGTCGCGGCGTGCGTGCGGTACGCGGGGCGGACCGGCACCGGACTGCGGCTGCGCGCGGGCGGGCACTCCTACGGGGGCTGGTCGGCCGGTGACGGTCTGGTCGCCGACCTGACCGGGATGGACGCGGTGGAACTCGCCGACGACGGCCGCAGCGCCCGGATCGGCGCCGGAGCGCGGCTCGTCGACGTCTACACCGCCCTCGGCGCGCGGGGGGTCGCGATCGGGGCGGGGTCCTGCCCGACGGTGGGTTTCAGCGGGCTCACCCTCGGCGGGGGCGTCGGGGTCCTGGCCCGCTCGTTCGGGCTGACGTGCGACCAGGTCCGCTCGATCGACGTCGTGACCGCCGACGGGACGTCCCGCACGGTCGACGCCGGGAACGACCCCGACCTGTTCTGGGCGCTGCGCGGCGGGGGTGGCGGGATCGCCGCCGTCACGTCGTGGACGGTCGCGGTGCGGCCCGCGCCGGAGGTGACCGTGTTCTTCCTGCGCTGGGACCTGTCGCAGGGGGCCGACGTCCTCGGGGCCTGGCAGCGGTGGTCGGCGCAGGCCCCCCGCGAACTGTGGTCGACGTGCAAGCTGCTCGTGAACCCCGCCGACGGGGACCGGGTGCAGGTCTCCGGGGCGTGGACGGGGTCCGCGGCGCTCGACCTGTCGGGCCTGCTCGCCGGCCTGCCGAAGCCCGCCGCGACCTCCCGCCGGGCCCTGGGCTACACCGACGCGATGCTCTACGAGGCCGGGTGCTCGGGGCTGGACGCGCAGGCGTGCACCGCGCGGGCGCTGGACGCGCAGCACCGGCAACCGTTCGCCGCGACCAGCTCGATGCTCGGCGCGCAACTGCCGCAGGCCGGGCTCGACGCGGCCCTCGCCGCGGTGCGGACGATCTCAGCGCCCGAGGGGACGGTCGAGGCGGGGATGTCGTTCGACGCCCTCGGCGGTGCCGTCACCGACGTCGCCCCGGACGCGACCGCGTTCCCCTGGCGCACGGCGCTGGCCACCGTCCAGCACACCGCCACCTGGACGGGGACGCGCACCCCGGAACCGTTCGACGCCGTCGTCGCCGGCACCCGGCGGGCGCTGGAACCCTGGACGGGGACCGCGGCGTACGTGAACTACGCCGACGCGGGGCTGCCCGACCGGGCCGCGGCCTGCTGGGGCGAGAACCGCGCGCGGTTGCGGCAGGTCGCGGCCGCGGTGGACCCGGACCGGGTGTTCGCGTTCCCCGGGTCGGTCACCGCGTGACGGTCGTGATCGTCGGGCACCCCGCCCCGGTGGGGTTCGTGTACTGCTCGGCGTCGGCGAACACGGCGTCGGACACGCTGGGCGTGCCCCCGACAACGACCACGAGGCAGGGCTGCAGGCGCTGGAGCTCGGCGCGGCTGGCGGCGGGCAGGCGGTCGCGCTCGGTGAGCAGGACCGGGCCGAGGCCGTTCGCCGAGGGCCCGACGGCCAGCGCGTCCGGCAGCGAGGTCCCCGACGCCAGGAAGACGACGGACGCGGTCCCGGGGCGCCACGTCAGGAAGGACACCTCGGCGGCCGTCTCGTAGCGGTCGCGACCGGAGACGCGGACGTTGCCCCTGGGCGACAGCGCGGACCGCGTGCCCGCCCCCGTCGTCGAGGACGCCTCGGCCGCCACGGCCGAGCGCAGCTGCCGCAGCGGCTCGGCGGCCCGGGCGCGGGTGCCGTCCGGCGCGGACGGGTCGTCGGCGGCGGAGGCCGAGCCCGCACCGGCGAGGACGGCGGTGGACAGGCCGACGGCGGCGAGGACGGCGACGGTCTTGGTGCGCACGGGGTCTCCGGACGGTTCGAGGGACGGGCCGGCGGTCGCCGTCCGTGCGACGAGGGTCGGGGAGCCGGCCACCGCACAGCCACGTCCCGGCTGCGCGCAGCGCCCGAACGAGGGGACGCGTCACCCGGCTCCGGGAACGCCCCGGGCGGAGCGTGGCGGCAGTTGACCGTCCGTGACTCCTCCGGGACCGTGCCGTCCACACCGCCGTGAGGCCGCCGCACCCCACCCCGGGGAGGATGCCCCCGTGAGCTCCAGGGAACTCGTCGTGCTCGGGACCGCCGGTCAGGCCCCCACCCGGACGCGGAACCACAACGGCTACCTGCTGCGCTGGGACGGCACCTCCGTGCTGTTCGACCCCGGCGAGGGGATCCAGCGGCAGATGCTGCACGCCGGGGTCTCCTCACCGCGCATCGAGCGCATCTGCGTCACCCACCGGCACAACGACCACTGCCTCGGGATCCCCGGGGTCCTGAACCGCATGGCGCAGGACGCCCCCGGGCGCTCCGTCACGCTGCACGGACCGGCCGACGCGGCCGTCCACCTGCGCAACCTCGCGATCGTGGCGCAGGCCCAGGTGCAGGTGGAGGTCGTCGGCGTCCCCGAGCTCGACGAGCTCGTCCCCGTCGCCGACGTCGCCGGCGCCCACCTGAGCGCCCGGGCCCTGGACCACCGCGTCCCGGCGATCGGATACCGGCTGGCCGAACCCCCCGGCACCACGTTCTCGGCCGCCGCGCTCGCGGCCGCCGGCATCAGCGGACCCGACGTCGGGCGCCTGCAGCGCGAGGGGGAACTGCGCGGCGTCCGGCTCGCCGACGTGAGCACCACCCGGCCCGGGCAGGTCTTCGCCTTCGTCATGGACACCCGCGTCTGCCCCGCGATCGGCGAGGTCGTCGCCGACGCCGACCTCGCCGTCCTGGAGTGCACCTACGCCCACCGCGACGTCGACCTCGCCCGCACCCGCGGTCACCTCACGGCCCGGCAGGCCGGCGAGATCGCCGCGCGCGCGGGCGTGCGGACCCTGCTGCTCACGCACTTCTCCCGGCGCTACGACACCGCCGAGCTCGGGCGGGAGGCGCGCGACGCCGTCGCCGCCCTCGGCGGCTCCACGCTCGTGCACGTCGCCCAGGACCTCGACGTCGTCCCGCTGCCCACCCGCGCGGCCCGGGGGTAGCGTCCCGGCATGAGCACCCACCCGTTCGACCCCGCCGACCCGCCCGTCCCCGAGCTGGAGGACGACGAGGACGTCCCTCCCCGCCCCGAGGAGGACGCCGCCGACGCCGCCCGGGACGACACCGGGGGACGGTGACGGCAGGCACCCGGACGGGGGACACCGCGTCAAGGCCCCCCGGGGCGCTCCCGAACCCCACAGGGAGGAGCGCGGCCACGGGGGCCGCCGGCAGCGGCGAGGTGGTCGGTCATGGACGAGCGGTGCACGGACCCGGCCGCCGAGGTCGAGCGGTTGCGCGCCCAGCTCGACGCCGAACGCCGGCAGGCCGCGAGCGAGCGCGCGAACCTCGTGACGCTCCTGGAGAACATCCCCACCGGCATCTGCGAGTTCTCCGACGAGAACTCCCTGGTCTGGGCCAACCGCGCCTTCCGGGACATGGTCGGCCTGGGGATGGACCGCCTCACCGGTGACGGCTGGCGGGCCACGGTCCACCCCGACGACGCCGGGATCCCCGCGCGGGCCGTCCGGACCCCCGGGGGTCTGCGCGCCGGCATCCGGCACGTCGACGTCGACGGCGGGATCCACCACTGCGACAGCACCGTCGTCCTGCTGACGTCCACCGACGCGCAGGGCCGCGAGGTCGTCCGCCCGCTGGTCAACGTCCACGAGGTCACCCCGATCCACCACGCCACCGAGGCCGCCCTCGCCGAGGAGCGCCGGTTCCGCGCCCTGTTCGACTCCTCCCCCATCGGCATCGCCGTCAGCGACGGCCAGGACGTCGTCAGCGACCTCAACCCCGCCTGGGCCCGCATGCTGCGCGTCGACCCGGCCCTCGTGCTCGGCCGGGTGTTCCAGGAGGTCCACCCCCCGTTCGCCGAGGCGCTCGACCGCGAGGCGATCCGCGCCGGCCTCGCCGCCGACGGCCGGTACGAGTGGCAGGGGTGGATGCCCCGGTTCGACGGGACCCGGTTCTGGGCGCACCTCGTCGTGTCGTACTCCGTCGACGCGCTCGGCAACCCGGTCGTCGTCTCCCAGGTCCAGGACCACGACGAGGTGCACCGGGGCCGCGAGGCGCTCGCCCACGCCGCCCGGCACGACATCCTCACCGACCTGCCGAACCGGGCGAGCATCCTGGAGACGTTGCAGGGCATGCTGACCCGCACCGCGGACGGCCCCGAGCAGGTCGGTGTCCTGTTCTGCGACCTCGACCGCTTCAAGGTCGTCAACGACTCGCTCGGGCACGCCGCCGGGGACGAGCTGCTCGTCGCCGTGGCCGACCGGCTGCGGGCGGGCCTGCGCGAGGGCGACCACGTCGGCCGGCTCGGCGGCGACGAGTTCGTCGTCCTGCTCGACGAGCTCACCGGCCCCCAGGACGCCGTCCGCGTCGCGGAGCGGCTGCGCGCCTCGCTCGAGGAGGACGTCGACCTCGCCGGGCACCCGGTGCGCTGCGGCATCAGCATCGGCATCGCCCTGTCGGACCCGGACGGGCCGCCCGCGACCGCGGCCGCGCTGCTGCGCGACGCCGACACCGCCATGTACCGGGCCAAGAACCGCAGCCGGGGTGGTTTCCAGCTCTTCGCCCCCGCGATGCACGAGGAGGCCGTCGCCCGCCTCGAGCTCGAGGACGACCTGCGGCGCGCCGTCGAGCAGGACGAGTTCGTCGTGCACTACCAGCCGATCGCCCGCCTGGAGGACGGGGCGCGGATGGCGTTCGAGGCGCTCGTGCGCTGGCAGCACCCCGAGCGCGGCACCCTCGGACCCGAGACGTTCCTCGACGCCGCGGTGGAGTGCGGGCTGACCCCGGCGATCGACTCCTCCGTGCTGAACCAGGTGGCCACGTTCCTGGTGACCCACCCCACCGAGATCGTCGCCGTCAACGTCTCCGCGCAGCGCCTCGACGGGACGTTCGGCGACGCCGTCGCCCGCGCCCTGGCCCGGGTCGGCGCCGCCGGGTACCGCCTCATGGTGGAACTGCGCGAGTCGGCGCTGCTGACCGACGACACCCAGCTCGCCGCGGAACTGCACGACCTGGAGTCCCTGGGCGTCACGGTCATCGTCGACGACTTCGGCACGGGCAGCAGCGTCCTCACGTCGCTGCACGAGCTGCCGGTCCGCGGGCTGAAGATGGGCACCGCGTTCACGGCGGGCCTGCCCGGCAACCGCCGGATGGTCGCGAGCATCCTCGGCCTGGCCGACGGGCTGGACGTGGAGTGCATCGCGACGGGCGTCGAGACGGCCGAGCAGGCCCAGTTCCTGCGCGAGGCCGGGTGGCACGCCGCGCAGGGCTGGTTCTTCGGCGGGGTGGCCCCGGAGAGCCACTGGTTCCCCGTCGTCCTGCCGCTGGACTGACCCCGCCCGCCCCCACGGCCCGCTCAACGCAGGCGGGCACCGTCCTCGGGGTCGAAGAGGTACACCCGCGCCGGCGGGGCCGTCAGCCGCACCGCGTCCCCGCGCCGGTAGTCGACCTCGGGTGAGGTCTGCACGACGACGGAGGAGTCCAGGCCCTCGACGCTGACGGTGGCGAGCCCGAACTCCAGCAGGTTCTCGAACACGACCACCTCACCGGGCACCGACGCCTCGTCGGCCCGCGCGATGCGGGCGTCCTGCGGGCGGACCCCGACCGTCACGGCCGTCCCCGCCGCGGCCCGCGACGCCGTGGGCAGGACGCCGTCGCGGCCCACCCGCACCGAACCCGCACGGTCCACGACCCCCTCGACGAGGTTGATCTTCGGTTCGCCCACGAAGTCGGCGACGAACCGGTTCGCGGGGTCGTCGAAGATCTCGTCGGCCGTCCCGAACTGCTGGATGACCCCGCCGTCCATGACGGCGAGCCGGTCGGCCAGGCTGAGC
This region includes:
- a CDS encoding ABC transporter substrate-binding protein; translation: MRTRFGVVGALALTMALALGGCGAAGSDDSADAGGAPVKGGDLTMARSADIIAMDKTTTFDNNSIRVMEQIMEPLFHSSPDGTKLEPWLATGYTISDDQLTYTIPLRQDVTFSDGTPMTAADVKFSLDENTKTGASGWGFVNAAIDSVEATDDHTVTVKLKYPWAPLIADLSIFSNGVIPKDYGGKTAEEFYTAPVGTGPFVWSGWKKGQSLKLTANGKYWQKGKPYLSSVQWNVVPDANTRKLQVQGGQIDIDDTPDWSSLASLKAAGGVKAETYPSTQIDYVAFNQARAPFDDVHVRRAISYAIDRQSLVKAVLFGNGEVANSLLSPGTPYYDAKAGGLMFDVAKAKAELAQSSEPGGFTTTLLIASGNPNQASVAQIMQSELKDIGITMEIKQLDPTANKQARLASDFDMTLSAWTMDIPDPDQWTSFAVDPQGGSKSAFTSYDNPDVIALNAQAQKETDDAKRQALYTQLQQKTSEDAFLAYLYYSPYVYATTDAVQGFQVTPLGGYLLQDVSKKK
- a CDS encoding ABC transporter ATP-binding protein — its product is MNGTTTPVLRAAGITKTYRSRPSLAARVTRTDSRADLRALDGVDLELRRGEVLALVGESGSGKSTLAKVLVGSTSPSAGSLEHDGEPVPASRGKDASRRIQMVFQDPYSSLNPRISVASMLRELLLLHRVVPRSQVRAESVRLLNLVGLEEDALDAYPSQFSGGQRQRLAIARALAVRPDVLIADEPVSALDVSVQATILDLFARLQRDLGLSVLFIAHNLAVVQHLSQRVAVMYLGRIVEVAETGELFANPRHPYTRALVDSIPRMRAGSVNEEFVLEGEPPSPYDVPAGCRFNPRCPYAVDACRSVDPALETVAAGHLSACLRAADLPPFQSSPDPASSIDRADVREELLEELPEEPTHTRSTAP
- a CDS encoding ABC transporter ATP-binding protein, with product MAASLLSVRDLTLGVRRRGRPDTRIVEDLSLDIAAGERFGIVGESGSGKSLTLRAIAGLLPRGVEVLSGSIVYDGRELVGMPAAQRRHLMGPEIAMVFQEPMTALNPVVRVGDQIAEGPRRHLGLSKADAAQLAVETMARTGIPDPGRRARAYPHELSGGLRQRIMIAMAVSCRPRLLLCDEPTTALDVTVQHQVLKLLEGLCDDTGTALAFVTHDLAVVNQTCSDVAVMYSGHVVESGTVRDVLADPRHPYTKGLLDSAPDFDQPDRRLVPIPGFPPNLTSRPPGCPFAPRCGFVVDACTTAVPPRETVAPGHDAACVESARIFEGAPA
- a CDS encoding ABC transporter permease, whose product is MSHRLRFIPGRLVQSIPVAFGVTLIVFLLAHLLPGNAAVALLGERATQESVAALTARLGLDEPLWRQYLLFLGQLVHGDLGTSLTYQLPVTQLVLEAIPVTLSLLLYALVLALAISVPLAALAAFRPGGARDLGVRGFTLLGQGMPQFWVGIMLILLLGVSLRAFPVGGYGDTALEHLYHLFLPAVTLAIAMSPTIIRSLRSSMISVLGSEYVGTAKMKGAAGVQLFRGHVLRNAAIPTVSIVGVNLGYLVGGSLVIERVFALPGLGSLMINSIFARDFPTIQGVTLFVALFVVVVGILTDVVYTLLDPRVDLSRTARA
- a CDS encoding M55 family metallopeptidase; its protein translation is MKVWMSLDMEGVAGIVDWDQCRPGSPGYALGCELLQAEVNAAVEGAIAGGATEVVLNDSHSRMANLDPRLVAGEAKYLSGRHKPMYMMQGLDETVDAAFFVGYHGSISGEASTMSHTYNPEVFSGARLNGRPVGESGINALVADHYGVPIAFVSGDEVTWEETAPFAEGAVNVVTKRSVTRASALNLHPSESCRLIRAGAEEAVRRVAAGRVQLPRVERPAVLDLDVQTADMADVATWARGAERTGVREVRIEGEDLLGVFRSFVAVNYITRQAGGR
- a CDS encoding isoaspartyl peptidase/L-asparaginase family protein; this translates as MRDTRDEESVARPGETRMWSVPAVGPFSLALHGGAGGRIEELSAERRESFEAGLRRAHGAGRAVLADGGTALDAVCAAVEQLEDDPLFNAGRGAALAADGTVEHDAAVMDDDGRAGAVAVSRHAKNPVRLARAVLDNSTHLLLVDPSRDLATGWDLEVREQEYFVTQARREQLERIHALRLAAPRHGTVGAVARDRAGRVAAATSTGGMAAQSAGRVGDSPVIGAGTYARGDSLAVSCTGEGEAFIRGVVSYDIAARMRYLGSSLPDAVRATVHAELTAKGASGGLVAVAPDGSVVAAHNSPTMFAAFEGQDGLVLLT
- a CDS encoding ABC transporter permease → MSTPTALLVERSARRRAARPRSRSLRPWYRNGSLVAGGVIVGLLVLVAVLAPVLAPFDPVKQDLANALQSPSGTHPLGTDKYGRDVLSRLIWGARVDLRVGFLAVLIPFVVGTVVGGIAGYAGGWLDTVLMRVVDVFFAFPFYVMVIVLVFVFGSGEFSIYIAIAAVSWVSYAKIVRGEVLVAKEQDYVVAARLGGMSHARILVRHIGPNVLSQAVIYGMSDIVMDIMAIVTLGYLGLGIAPPTAEWGSMINDGQEFITTQWQQATIPGLVVVVTSLGLSWLGDGISDLLNPERRK